The DNA region GTATTATTAACAAAGATCATCGTTATCCATTATTGATTCCCTCTTCTTTCTCACTATTTTCGAGACGACGTTATTAGGCTTTGCTTTTTTCTCTACTacctctctctatcttctctaTAAAACCACTCTTTCTCCTTGTGAGCCACTCACTATACTCATTGCACAAAGACAAAGAAGCTAACAAACGTTTAACgtttatagagagagagagagagagatggaaggGAAAGAAGAGGATGTTCGAGTGGGAGCGAACAAGTTCCCAGAGAGGCAACCCATAGGGACGTCGGCTCAGACGGACAAAGACTACAAGGAGCCACCTCCAGCGCCACTGTTCGAGCCAGGCGAGCTGAGTTCTTGGTCCTTCTACAGAGCCGGGATAGCCGAGTTCATAGCCACTTTCCTGTTTCTTTACATTACGGTGTTGACAGTGATGGGAGTGAAGAGAGCTCCAAACATGTGTGCCTCTGTTGGGATCCAAGGCATCGCTTGGGCTTTCGGTGGCATGATCTTTGCCCTCGTCTACTGTACCGCTGGAATCTCCGGTAAAAAAAACCCATTCATACCCTTCTTTCTAGTTATCTAATACTACTCAATATAATTGGTCTTCTCTTTTGATGCATGCAATTTAGACCTAGTGGCTAGTAGTAGTAGCTCTGTTTTTCGAATTGAGAGAGTTGTTGATGATTCAAATTTTGTGTGACTATTTCAGGTGGGCACATAAACCCAGCGGTGACGTTCGGTCTGTTCTTAGCTCGTAAACTGTCGTTGACGAGAGCTGTCTTCTACATCGTGATGCAATGTCTCGGAGCCATCTGCGGCGCTGGAGTTGTCAAAGGCTTCCAGCCTAATCCTTACCAGACCTTCGGCGGCGGAGCCAACACCGTCGCTCACGGTTACACCAAGGGATCTGGCCTCGGCGCCGAGATCATCGGAACCTTCGTCCTTGTCTACACCGTCTTCTCCGCCACTGACGCCAAGAGAAGCGCGCGTGACTCCCACGTTCCGGTAACTTTCGAGTTCCTACCCAAAATCTtaatttgattgatgttttgagaaagaaagatttggTAATCTTATTGATTTGGGGTTTGCAGATTTTGGCTCCACTACCAATAGGATTCGCAGTGTTTTTGGTTCACTTGGCGACGATTCCAATCACCGGAACTGGGATCAACCCAGCTAGGAGTCTTGGAGCTGCAATCATCTACAACAAGGACCACTCTTGGGACGACCACGTGAGTGTCTCCCTCACATCCCATTACATAATACAATGCGAACATATTGATctgtctttttatatttattttggttctttGTTGGTTGGTTGGGTTTGCAGTGGATCTTCTGGGTTGGACCATTCATTGGAGCAGCTCTTGCAGCTCTTTACCACCAACTTGTCATCAGAGCCATTCCTTTCAAGACCAGAAgctgattttgtttctttttaagttcACTGTTGCTTTCTCTTGGTTTGTACTTTTTGTATCGATTGAGCTTTTGGTAATATTTGAGATCTCTGGTCATATAATGTTGTTTCTTCAAATggatttgtctttttcttcGTTCTCGGTTATTTGAGATGATTTATCTGGTTTAATCGTTAATGGGAAGTACTGTATATGTCTGGtttaatttgagaaattttcaaaattaatttaaagctTTTCTAATTTCTGTTCCGGTTTAAATAAGACCAAGCGTAACATATGGGTTCCGGCTTCTGGGTATCTCGGGTCGTTGGCTTAACCAAGATTAATTTAGCCCATCTACAATTAGCCCATCTGCATTGGTCCTCTTTTGCACTCACCAACATTTTGCTAATGTGCCCTTTTCTGGATGCTACCATCTTTTTTATATCAATCCACTCCAAAGCTTTTCTTAGTTTGGTACGATAGATAGCCAACCAAAGTTGAGAGAAAACattcttactatttttatttttacggtctttttgctagaaagaaACTCGTCAACAGTGGATTACCCACTgcctcactttttttttttgttagtttctactttctatcTTTAAAGTGTATGTTATGTGATtaaactattgttttttttttttttgacaaagatTAAACTATTGTTATCTGCTTGgaattaaaaatctatataaaccatAGTAATTGCGTGCATACCGGTATTTCTCAAGCTCGTATGTCTGCGTATAGCAGTAAAATTACGAACCCATAAAAACTgttacatttatatatgatgAATGCATGGTACGAACCCATAAAAACTGTTACATTCATATATGATGAATGCATGGTGTTTGTATCGGGGATTacacagtttaaacaaataagatTTAGTGGGAAAGAGCGAGCAAGTTctttattaatcggggaaaacgtgagatcgtcacttaaatAAGTCGAAttagagcttgttagttcacaGACGAACTAGTAAGTTTACAAtgacgaactgaaaacaagaacGAATTATACGAGAGATAAtagcagttttcgatgcaaagtattgctctgtaGGTATTGTCTGCGGGTCCGGATCCTTTCTCCAATAGATGTCTCGAGCTATTTATAAGCGAATGTAGAGTTAGAGCACTCTAGGGTTTTCTGTGTGAAATCCCGAGATTGTCCTCCGAGGTTGGCCCATTTCCTTCTATCTCTGGTGAGTCTTTGTTGGGCCGAGTTGGCAtatggggcaaagcccatatccaacaatagtcccccccttagtccggCGAGCGAGATATTTCTGCGATCGGCGGGCGTACTTTGAGTCTTAACATATGCCTGCTCGGCGTTAGGCGTTCCAGACTGCTTCAAGAAGATCTAACTTTGTGTGGTGATGGTTAAAGCGATAGTTTTTGTTGAGCTCGGAGCTCGTTCTGATGTTGTATGCGTTGAGTGTGTTGTTCTGGAGCGCGAAGCTTGTATGAATGTTATGTGTCTTGAGCACGTCTTTGCGGAGCGTGGCGCCTGGCGCGTGGAGCGTTGAGCGTGGATCTCATCTAGATGTTATGCGCCTTGAGCACGTTTTTACAGAGTGTAGTGCTTGATAATGCATCTGCAATGGTTGAGGACGGAGTTGCCGCACATAGTTCGTAACCAAGGATCAAGAAAATTGAGCCAGACTGGCATGcggagattgaggtcggcgagcttgagattgaggtcggcgaatGAGTTTGAGGTCTccgagattgaggtcggcgagcgagagagtgagattgaggtcgccaccgagagtgagattgagttcggcggcgagagtgagattgaggtttCCACCGAGAGTGAGACTGAGGTCGGCGAGAGTGAGATCATCGTCGTCGAACGGGGTCGAGAGGTGAAGAGAGGTCGGCGGACAAGGATTGATGAGTGCTGAGGTTGGTTCTTGCGAGATCGGCGGATTGAGGTCGGCGGGATGCTGCACGATGCCCCGGAGTTCGGAAAATCCTCATTCTAGGTCGGCGCTTGTCCTACCATTGGGGTGAGCTCCAAGGTCAACTCCTAAGATGGGTGTTCATGATGTGCGCTCGCATTCCACGTCCAAGCTGGAGGTAGGCACAAAACTGGAGGTCGGCACCAAACTTGAGGTAGGCGCCAAGCTGGAGGTCGGCACCGAAATTGAGGTAGGCACCTAGGTAGAGGTTGGCATCAAGCTTGAGGTAGGCACCAAGCTGTAGGTTGGCGCCAAGCTGGAGGTCGGCACCAAGCTGTAGGTAGGTGCCAAGAGACTCGAGTGTGAGAGCGTCGATTGTGAGGGCGTCAAGCATGATAGTGGCAAGCGTGAGTGAGTCGTGCGTGAGAGCGTTTGACTGTGAGGGCATCGAGCATGATAGTGGCAAGCGTGAGTGAGTTAGCATGAGAGCGGCAAGCGCGAGTGAGTCGACTATGAGGGCGTCGAGCATGAGGGCGACATGCATTTGAGCGTATGCTTGATATGCAACAAGGCTTTGTGCTTTACTGGAGTAAAGTGGTAGGCGAGACGGACTCGCCATACCTTTAGGTGTGGCTTTTGTGTCCGGCTTATCCTGTTGGTGTTTGGGGTTGGCAAGAACTTGCAAGCCGGAGCTTGGCTTATTAGTCCAGGCGCCCTCAAATTAGTGCGAGACTTGCTCGGCTTTTTGCTTGGTTTCGAGATGTATTNNNNNNNNNNNNNNNNNNNNNNNNNNNNNNNNNNNNNNNNNNNNNNNNNNNNNNNNNNNNNNNNNNNNNNNNNNNNNNNNNNNNNNNNNNNNNNNNNNNNNNNNNNNNNNNNNNNNNNNNNNNNNNNNNNNNNNNNNNNNNNNNNNNNNNNNNNNNNNNNNNNNNNNNNNNNNNNNNNNNNNNNNNNNNNNNNNNNNNNNNNNNNNNNNNNNNNNNNNNNNNNNNNNNNNNNNNNNNNNNNNNNNNNNNNNNNNNNNNNNNNNNNNNNNNNNNNNNNNNNNNNNNNNNNNNNNNNNNNNNNNNNNNNNNNNNNNNNNNNNNNNNNNNNNNNNNNNNNNNNNNNNNNNNNNNNNNNNNNNNNNNNNNNNNNNNNNNNNNNNNNNNNNNNNNNNNNNNNNNNNNNNNNNNNNNNNNNNNNNNNNNNNNNNNNNNNNNNNNNNNNNNNNNNNNNNNNNNNNNNNNNNNNNNNNNNNNNNNNNNNNNNNNNNNNNNNNNNNNNNNNNNNNNNNNNNNNNNNNNNNNNNNNNNNNNNNNNNNNNNNNNNNNNNNNNNNNNNNNNNNNNNNNNNNNNNNNNNNNNNNNNNNNNNNNNNNNNNNNNNNNNNNNNNNNNNNNNNNNNNNNNNNNNNNNNNNNNNNNNNNNNNNNNNNNNNNNNNNNNNNNNNNNNNNNNNNNNNNNNNNNNNNNNNNNNNNNNNNNNNNNNNNNNNNNNNNNNNNNNNNNNNNNNNNNNNNNNNNNNNNNNNNNNNNNNNNNNNNNNNNNNNNNNNNNNNNNNNNNNNNNNNNNNNNNNNNNNNNNNNNNNNNNNNNNNNNNNNNNNNNNNNNNNNNNNNNNNNNNNNNNNNNNNNNNNNNNNNNNNNNNNNNNNNNNNNNNNNNNNNNNNNNNNNNNNNNNNNNNNNNNNNNNNNNNNNNNNNNNNNNNNNNNNNNNNNNNNNNNNNNNNNNNNNNNNNNNNNNNNNNNNNNNNNNNNNNNNNNNNNNNNNNNNNNNNNNNNNNNNNNNNNNNNNNNNNNNNNNNNNNNNNNNNNNNNNNNNNNNNNNNNNNNNNNNNNNNNNNNNNNNNNNNNNNNNNNNNNNNNNNNNNNNNNNNNNNNNNNNNNNNNNNNNNNNNNNNNNNNNNNNNNNNNNNNNNNNNNNNNNNNNNNNNNNNNNNNNNNNNNNNNNNNNNNNNNNNNNNNNNNNNNNNNNNNNNNNNNNNNNNNNNNNNNNNNNNNNNNNNNNNNNNNNNNNNNNNNNNNNNNNNNNNNNNNNNNNNNNNNNNNNNNNNNNNNNNNNNNNNNNNNNNNNNNNNNNNNNNNNNNNNNNNNNNNNNNNNNNNNNNNNNNNNNNNNNNNNNNNNNNNNNNNNNNNNNNNNNNNNNNNNNNNNNNNNNNNNNNNNNNNNNNNNNNNNNNNNNNNNNNNNNNNNNNNNNNNNNNNNNNNNNNNNNNNNNNNNNNNNNNNNNNNNNNNNNNNNNNNNNNNNNNNNNNNNNNNNNNNNNNNNNNNNNNNNNNNNNNNNNNNNNNNNNNNNNNNNNNNNNNNNNNNNNNNNNNNNNNNNNNNNNNNNNNNNNNNNNNNNNNNNNNNNNNNNNNNNNNNNNNNNNNNNNNNNNNNNNNNNNNNNNNNNNNNNNNNNNNNNNNNNNNNNNNNNNNNNNNNNNNNNNNNNNNNNNNNNNNNNNNNNNNNNNNNNNNNNNNNNNNNNNNNNNNNNNNNNNNNNNNNNNNNNNNNNNNNNNNNNNNNNNNNNNNNNNNNNNNNNNNNNNNNNNNNNNNNNNNNNNNNNNNNNNNNNNNNNNNNNNNNNNNNNNNNNNNNNNNNNNNNNNNNNNNNNNNNNNNNNNNNNNNNNNNNNNNNNNNNNNNNNNNNNNNNNNNNNNNNNNNNNNNNNNNNNNNNNNNNNNNNNNNNNNNNNNNNNNNNNNNNNNNNNNNNNNNNNNNNNNNNNNNNNNNNNNNNNNNNNNNNNNNNNNNNNNNNNNNNNNNNNNNNNNNNNNNNNNNNNNNNNNNNNNNNNNNNNNNNNNNNNNNNNNNNNNNNNNNNNNNNNNNNNNNNNNNNNNNNNNNNNNNNNNNNNNNNNNNNNNNNNNNNNNNNNNNNNNNNNNNNNNNNNNNNNNNNNNNNNNNNNNNNNNNNNNNNNNNNNNNNNNNNNNNNNNNNNNNNNNNNNNNNNNNNNNNNNNNNNNNNNNNNNNNTCGGCGCCCGGATGGTCGGCCGAGAGGACGAGATCGGCGCCCGGATGGTCGGCCGAGAGGACGAGGTCGGCGCCCGGATGGTCGGCCGAGAGGACGAGGTCGGCGCCCGGATGGTCGGCCGAGAGGACGAGGTCGACGCCCGGATGGTCGGCCGAGAGGACGAGATCGGCGCCCGGATGGTCGGCCGAGAGGACGAGGTCGGCGCCCGGATGGTCGGAGATCGGCGCCGTGTCGATTTCGTGAGTCCTGTTGAGAGAGGCGAAGCGTCCATACCTGGTGGATCGGCGGAGATCGGCGGATCGGATCGAGAGGATTCCGGATTGAGCGGGGTGATCGGCGCTTTTCCGCCGAGAATGGTTGGATCCGGCGAGTTTGGCGTGGGAGATCTCGGATGTTGGCCTGGCGTCGGTGAGATCAAGATGAGGAATCTCGGAGCTCGGCCTGGCGTCGGTGAGATCGGTATGGAAGGCATGTCCGAGGCTGGCATAGTTGAGGGCGTNTTTCTTCTCCATAAAAAGgtaactttctctctctatgcttttatttttacgcttttacttctttctctctctacttttcTCTCCCCTTTTTTGGTCACACATCCTTGAAGACCTAGCAGCCGCCGCCGCCGAGCTTCTNAAAACACGGAGATATTGGGAGGTCGGCGTGATTTAAGCAAGTCCGACACTCGCGATATTGGGTCGATCGGAGGAGATCACATTGNTGCGGTATACGATGAATTTCCGGAAACGGGCGTGTCGCGAATCGAGGTGACGGATTATGGCAGTAAAATTTCcgttttacttatttatgtcTCCCcatctcctctttcttctccataAAAAGgtaactttctctctctatgcttttatttttacgcttttacttctttctctctctacttttcTCTCCCCTTTTTTGGTCACACATCCTTGAAGACCTAGCAGCCGCCGCCGCCGAGCTTCTCATGCGGAGATCGTCGATGGTCGGTGGACGGCGACATACGAGTTTTGCGAGCTCGGCCGAGAAAGGCGATGTGCGTGAATCCGGCCGATCGACGGAGATCGACGGGTCCCAACGGAGAGATTCGGAGGTCGGCGGAGAGGACGAGGTCGGCAAGAGGATATTCGGAGGTCGGCGCCATACGAGTTTCGCCCGCCCGGCCGAGAAAAGCGGCGAGCTTGAATCTGGTCGATCGGCGGGAATCGAGTGCGGCAGAGTGAGCGAGATCGGCGCCCGGATGGTCGGCCGAGAGGGCAAGGTCGGCGCCCGGATGGTCGGTCGAGAGAGCGAGATCGGCGCCCGAATGGTCGGCCGAGAGGACGAGATCGGCGCNNNNNNNNNNNNNNNNNNNNNNNNNNNNNNNNNNNNNNNNNNNNNNNNNNNNNNNNNNNNNNNNNNNNNNNNNNNNNNNNNNNNNNNNNNNNNNNNNNNNNNNNNNNNNNNNNNNNNNNNNNNNNNNNNNNNNNNNNNNNNNNNNNNNNNNNNNNNNNNNNNNNNNNNNNNNNNNNNNNNNNNNNNNNNNNNNNNNNNNNNNNNNNNNNNNNNNNNNNNNNNNNNNNNNNNNNNNNNNNNNNNNNNNNNNNNNNNNNNNNNNNNNNNNNNNNNNNNNNNNNNNNNNNNNNNNNNNNNNNNNNNNNNNNNNNNNNNNNNNNNNNNNNNNNNNNNNNNNNNNNNNNNNNNNNNNNNNNNNNNNNNNNNNNNNNNNNNNNNNNNNNNNNNNNNNNNNNNNNNNNNNNNNNNNNNNNNNNNNNNNNNNNNNNNNNNNNNNNNNNNNNNNNNNNNNNNNNNNNNNNNNNNNNNNNNNNNNNNNNNNNNNNNNNNNNNNNNNNNNNNNNNNNNNNNNNNNNNNNNNNNNNNNNNNNNNNNNNNNNNNNNNNNNNNNNNNNNNNNNNNNNNNNNNNNNNNNNNNNNNNNNNNNNNNNNNNNNNNNNNNNNNNNNNNNNNNNNNNNNNNNNNNNNNNNNNNNNNNNNNNNNNNNNNNNNNNNNNNNNNNNNNNNNNNNNNNNNNNNNNNNNNNNNNNNNNNNNNNNNNNNNNNNNNNNNNNNNNNNNNNNNNNNNNNNNNNNNNNNNNNNNNNNNNNNNNNNNNNNNNNNNNNNNNNNNNNNNNNNNNNNNNNNNNNNNNNNNNNNNNNNNNNNNNNNNNNNNNNNNNNNNNNNNNNNNNNNNNNNNNNNNNNNNNNNNNNNNNNNNNNNNNNNNNNNNNNNNNNNNNNNNNNNNNNNNNNNNNNNNNNNNNNNNNNNNNNNNNNNNNNNNNNNNNNNNNNNNNNNNNNNNNNNNNNNNNNNNNNNNNNNNNNNNNNNNNNNNNNNNNNNNNNNNNNNNNNNNNNNNNNNNNNNNNNNNNNNNNNNNNNNNNNNNNNNNNNNNNNNNNNNNNNNNNNNNNNNNNNNNNNNNNNNNNNNNNNNNNNNNNNNNNNNNNNNNNNNNNNNNNNNNNNNNNNNNNNNNNNNNNNNNNNNNNNNNNNNNNNNNNNNNNNNNNNNNNNNNNNNNNNNNNNNNNNNNNNNNNNNNNNNNNNNNNNNNNNNNNNNNNNNNNNNNNNNNNNNNNNNNNNNNNNNNNNNNNNNNNNNNNNNNNNNNNNNNNNNNNNNNNNNNNNNNNNNNNNNNNNNNNNNNNNNNNNNNNNNNNNNNNNNNNNNNNNNNNNNNNNNNNNNNNNNNNNNNNNNNNNNNNNNNNNNNNNNNNNNNNNNNNNNNNNNNNNNNNNNNNNNNNNNNNNNNNNNNNNNNNNNNNNNNNNNNNNNNNNNNNNNNNNNNNNNNNNNNNNNNNNNNNNNNNNNNNNNNNNNNNNNNNNNNNNNNNNNNNNNNNNNNNNNNNNNNNNNNNNNNNNNNNNNNNNNNNNNNNNNNNNNNNNNNNNNNNNNNNNNNNNNNNNNNNNNNNNNNNNNNNNNNNNNNNNNNNNNNNNNNNNNNNNNNNNNNNNNNNNNNNNNNNNNNNNNNNNNNNNNNNNNNNNNNNNNNNNNNNNNNNNNNNNNNNNNNNNNNNNNNNNNNNNNNNNNNNNNNNNNNNNNNNNNNNNNNNNNNNNNNNNNNNNNNNNNNNNNNNNNNNNNNNNNNNNNNNNNNNNNNNNNNNNNNNNNNNNNNNNNNNNNNNNNNNNNNNNNNNNNNNNNNNNNNNNNNNNNNNNNNNNNNNNNNNNNNNNNNNNNNNNNNNNNNNNNNNNNNNNNNNNNNNNNNNNNNNNNNNNNNNNNNNNNNNNNNNNNNNNNNNNNNNNNNNNNNNNNNNNNNNNNNNNNNNNNNNNNNNNNNNNNNNNNNNNNNNNNNNNNNNNNNNNNNNNNNNNNNNNNNNNNNNNNNNNNNNNNNNNNNNNNNNNNNNNNNNNNNNNNNNNNNNNNNNNNNNNNNNNNNNNNNNNNNNNNNNNNNNNNNNNNNNNNNNNNNNNNNNNNNNNNNNNNNNNNNNNNNNNNNNNNNNNNNNNNNNNNNNNNNNNNNNNNNNNNNNNNNNNNNNNNNNN from Camelina sativa cultivar DH55 chromosome 3, Cs, whole genome shotgun sequence includes:
- the LOC104758809 gene encoding aquaporin PIP1-3; the encoded protein is MEGKEEDVRVGANKFPERQPIGTSAQTDKDYKEPPPAPLFEPGELSSWSFYRAGIAEFIATFLFLYITVLTVMGVKRAPNMCASVGIQGIAWAFGGMIFALVYCTAGISGGHINPAVTFGLFLARKLSLTRAVFYIVMQCLGAICGAGVVKGFQPNPYQTFGGGANTVAHGYTKGSGLGAEIIGTFVLVYTVFSATDAKRSARDSHVPILAPLPIGFAVFLVHLATIPITGTGINPARSLGAAIIYNKDHSWDDHWIFWVGPFIGAALAALYHQLVIRAIPFKTRS